In Dioscorea cayenensis subsp. rotundata cultivar TDr96_F1 chromosome 26, TDr96_F1_v2_PseudoChromosome.rev07_lg8_w22 25.fasta, whole genome shotgun sequence, the following proteins share a genomic window:
- the LOC120253098 gene encoding pentatricopeptide repeat-containing protein At5g11310, mitochondrial, with protein MRLVFPVIVHRVTLFSKNKPFSTCPSILLPNDAADAAAIAAILLRATDADAALANSPVTPRPSLIDALLRDSSAELSAGPLLSLARWAGPSLSSSQLASFVDLLSLRRSFHSAWSLLLPHPPGPHLIPSFSSLIRRYSRAAMPHAAFRTFNYSLRSTADSDDLFLVLLDALCKEGHVRSASDLFTDKKTSSVGWAPSASFYNVLLHGWFRARKLRKAERLWEEMRRDDVPPTVVTYGTLIEGLCRMRRPDQALVLLDEMKPACLESNPLHVNPIIDSLAEDGRFKDALGFLEKFPLYGISPNISTYNSLVKGFCKHGDLVGASNTLKTMIGRDVLPTATTYNYFFKHFSKSGKIEEGMNLYTKMIQSGYAPDRLTYQLLIKMLCEKQRLELAVQLIKEMNMNGFESDLATSTMLVHLLCRLRRYQEACEVFEEMIKRGVVPQYITYHRLVKELKRLEMDELVRKVSVMMDSVPHSTKLPGSFREKEGDETVKRRKTIMKKARAMSDVLKDQKDPAKLRSTTENSVQSAKKLIVDIRKRASAVPND; from the coding sequence ATGAGACTCGTGTTTCCGGTCATTGTTCACCGGGTCACTTTATTCTCGAAGAACAAACCTTTCTCAACCTGCCCAAGCATTCTCCTGCCCAATGACGCCGCCGACGCCGCTGCCATCGCCGCCATCCTCCTCCGCGCCACTGACGCTGACGCCGCCCTCGCCAACTCCCCCGTCACCCCCCGCCCATCCCTCATCGACGCCCTGCTCCGAGATTCCTCGGCAGAACTCTCCGCCGGGCCCCTCCTCTCCCTGGCCCGTTGGGCTGGCCCTTCCCTTTCCTCCTCCCAGCTTGCCTCCTTCGTCGATCTCCTCTCCCTTCGCCGCTCCTTCCACTCCGCCTGGTCCCTCCTCCTCCCCCACCCTCCCGGTCCTCACCTCATCCCCTCCTTCTCCTCCCTCATCCGCCGCTACTCCCGTGCAGCGATGCCTCACGCTGCCTTCCGTACATTCAATTACTCTCTGCGATCGACGGCCGACTCCGACGACCTCTTCCTCGTCCTCCTCGATGCCCTCTGCAAAGAAGGCCATGTCCGCTCTGCCTCTGATCTCTTCACAGATAAGAAGACATCGTCCGTCGGCTGGGCACCTTCTGCTTCATTCTATAACGTCCTCCTCCACGGCTGGTTCCGCGCCCGCAAGCTCCGCAAGGCCGAACGCCTTTGGGAAGAGATGCGCCGAGATGACGTCCCACCCACTGTCGTCACTTACGGTACTCTCATCGAAGGCCTCTGCCGCATGCGCCGCCCCGATCAAGCCCTCGTTCTCCTAGACGAGATGAAACCCGCCTGCCTAGAGTCCAACCCTCTCCACGTCAACCCCATCATCGACTCCCTCGCTGAAGATGGGAGATTTAAGGACGCCTTGGGATTTCTGGAGAAGTTCCCTCTCTACGGCATTTCGCCGAACATCTCGACGTATAACTCCCTCGTCAAAGGATTTTGCAAGCACGGTGATCTGGTCGGCGCGAGCAACACCCTTAAAACGATGATCGGTAGGGATGTTCTTCCGACCGCCACAACCTACAACTACTTTTTCAAGCATTTCTCCAAGTCTGGTAAAATCGAAGAAGGTATGAATCTCTACACTAAAATGATTCAGTCTGGGTATGCGCCAGACCGGCTGACTTACCAGCTATTGATCAAGATGTTGTGCGAGAAGCAGAGGTTGGAATTGGCCGTGCAATTgatcaaagaaatgaatatgaatGGCTTCGAATCAGACCTCGCTACCAGTACTATGCTTGTGCACTTGCTATGCAGGTTGCGAAGATACCAAGAGGCATGTGAGGTGTTTGAGGAAATGATCAAGAGAGGTGTTGTTCCCCAGTACATTACTTACCATAGGCTTGTGAAAGAATTGAAGAGATTAGAGATGGATGAATTGGTGAGGAAAGTGTCTGTTATGATGGATTCAGTGCCGCACTCTACCAAGTTGCCTGGTTCTTTCCGGGAGAAAGAAGGGGATGAGACCGTGAAACGGAGAAAGACTATAATGAAGAAGGCTCGAGCCATGTCTGATGTACTGAAGGATCAGAAAGATCCCGCAAAGCTCAGGAGCACAACAGAGAATTCTGTGCAGAGTGCGAAGAAATTGATAGTGGATATCAGAAAAAGGGCATCTGCAGTGCCAAATGACTAG